A stretch of the Aminipila terrae genome encodes the following:
- a CDS encoding lantibiotic protection ABC transporter ATP-binding protein, which yields MSNILETKQLCKKYKNQKVNNKISLKVKEKSIYGLLGPNGAGKSTLLKMITGMIMPTSGEILFNEKPIERKDLAYIGSLIESAPLYENLTARQNLKVRTLMYGLPDQRIDEVLKIVNLTNTGKKKAGNFSMGMKQRLGIAIALLNKPKLLILDEPANGLDPIGINDLRNLIHSFPEQGISVIVSSHILSEIEQTADHIGIIVNGKLLYQDELSKTENLESLFMDIVRKEGDFYA from the coding sequence ATGAGTAATATATTAGAAACAAAACAACTTTGTAAAAAGTATAAGAATCAAAAAGTAAACAATAAAATATCACTTAAAGTGAAAGAAAAATCTATTTATGGTCTGCTTGGACCAAATGGTGCAGGAAAGTCTACTCTGTTAAAAATGATAACAGGAATGATTATGCCCACATCTGGAGAAATCCTGTTTAATGAAAAACCTATTGAAAGAAAAGATCTTGCATATATAGGGTCTTTAATTGAATCTGCGCCACTTTATGAGAATTTAACTGCAAGGCAGAATTTGAAAGTAAGGACTTTAATGTACGGTTTACCAGACCAGCGCATTGATGAAGTATTAAAAATCGTAAATCTTACAAACACAGGCAAGAAAAAGGCCGGAAATTTTTCTATGGGGATGAAACAACGGCTAGGCATTGCCATAGCTCTGCTGAATAAGCCTAAACTCTTAATTTTAGATGAGCCTGCAAACGGACTTGATCCCATAGGAATAAATGATTTAAGAAACTTAATACATTCTTTTCCCGAACAAGGTATTTCTGTTATTGTTTCAAGCCACATTCTATCAGAAATTGAGCAGACAGCAGATCACATCGGAATCATAGTGAATGGAAAGCTTTTGTATCAGGACGAGCTGTCAAAGACAGAAAATCTTGAAAGTTTGTTTATGGATATTGTGAGAAAAGAAGGTGATTTTTATGCTTAA
- a CDS encoding ATP-binding protein yields MADCIKFTVTGKPEYIKVVRMGIAALASNAGFDVEAVDDIKLAVDEACKAITCHGFNSWTNMYEVTCELHEDKMVIFVTDVGNGRDLKKEYRPCKNCPQDGDLAMVLIKTLMDQVEIKTVYDEQKSIVMVKNK; encoded by the coding sequence ATGGCAGATTGTATTAAATTTACAGTTACGGGAAAACCGGAATATATTAAAGTTGTTAGGATGGGTATTGCTGCGCTTGCAAGTAATGCTGGTTTTGACGTGGAAGCTGTGGATGACATAAAGCTTGCTGTAGATGAAGCATGCAAGGCTATTACGTGTCATGGATTTAATTCATGGACAAACATGTATGAGGTGACCTGCGAACTTCATGAAGATAAAATGGTCATTTTTGTTACCGATGTTGGTAACGGAAGAGATTTGAAAAAAGAATACAGACCATGTAAGAATTGTCCTCAGGATGGCGATTTAGCAATGGTTCTTATTAAAACACTTATGGATCAAGTAGAAATTAAAACTGTATATGATGAACAGAAAAGTATAGTAATGGTGAAGAATAAATGA
- the trpS gene encoding tryptophan--tRNA ligase, which translates to MKRVFSGVQPTGNIHIGNYLGALRQFVELQNENDCIYCIVDMHSITVPQDPRELRKHTLDVAALYMAIGVDPKKATVFVQSDVPGHAELSWVLTCSSYTGELSRMTQFKDKSKGKESAPTGLFSYPVLMAADILLYDSNVVPVGNDQKQHIELCRDLAIRVNNKYGETFVIPEGRFLKEGARIMALDDPASKMSKSAENPLSRISLLDDESKIKKSIMKSTTDSEGTIRFDIANKPGVSNLINIYSSFSGMSVEEIEKKYDGCGYGEFKKDLVQVTSESLKPIRERFEDIRNSDELIRILKDGAEKANAISEKTMARVKDRFGLGIGK; encoded by the coding sequence ATGAAAAGAGTTTTTTCGGGTGTGCAGCCCACAGGAAATATACACATAGGCAACTATTTGGGAGCATTAAGACAGTTTGTTGAACTTCAAAATGAAAATGACTGCATTTATTGCATAGTTGACATGCATTCCATAACAGTGCCGCAGGATCCAAGGGAGCTTAGAAAACATACCCTTGATGTGGCTGCTTTATATATGGCAATAGGGGTTGATCCTAAAAAAGCTACTGTATTTGTGCAGTCTGATGTTCCTGGACATGCTGAATTATCATGGGTTTTAACCTGCAGCTCATATACAGGCGAACTATCCAGAATGACTCAGTTTAAAGACAAAAGCAAGGGGAAAGAATCAGCACCTACAGGTTTATTTTCATACCCAGTTTTAATGGCAGCTGATATTTTATTGTATGATTCCAATGTTGTTCCTGTAGGTAATGACCAGAAACAGCATATTGAGTTGTGCAGGGATCTGGCAATCAGGGTAAATAATAAATATGGGGAAACCTTTGTAATTCCTGAAGGAAGATTCCTGAAGGAAGGTGCCAGAATAATGGCATTAGATGATCCTGCAAGTAAAATGAGTAAAAGTGCGGAGAATCCTTTAAGCAGGATTTCACTTCTTGATGATGAATCTAAAATCAAAAAGTCCATTATGAAATCTACAACAGATTCAGAAGGAACTATCCGTTTTGATATTGCCAACAAGCCAGGAGTAAGTAATTTAATTAATATTTATAGTTCATTTTCAGGTATGTCCGTAGAAGAAATTGAGAAAAAGTATGATGGCTGCGGATATGGTGAGTTTAAGAAGGACTTAGTACAAGTAACTTCTGAATCACTAAAACCAATAAGAGAAAGATTTGAAGATATCAGAAATTCAGATGAGTTAATCAGAATATTAAAAGATGGCGCAGAAAAAGCAAATGCTATTTCAGAAAAAACTATGGCCAGAGTAAAAGACAGATTTGGCCTTGGAATTGGTAAATAA
- a CDS encoding lantibiotic immunity ABC transporter MutE/EpiE family permease subunit: MLNYIKSEFLKQKYTFNNKIIWVTSLAAIVISLLLMPSSYTQTFTYNCWYITFLPFTFAFISASIVRKDVKYNYHGLFGVATDKKQLWYAKIITGTLYLFFACIIFFIEMAICGIVFIEKISIANNLLASVLIFITFAWQVPFFMIVSQKTNLFVSVFLSMVCNIAISCVFAVKSCWWIPFSIPARLMCPVIHVMPNALPVEQNSIYENPDVILPGVIITVILFFAVSFITTKIFEKQEV; this comes from the coding sequence ATGCTTAACTATATAAAATCAGAATTCTTAAAACAAAAATATACATTTAACAATAAAATTATATGGGTTACATCTTTGGCTGCAATAGTAATATCTTTATTGTTAATGCCATCGTCCTATACACAGACCTTTACATATAATTGCTGGTATATTACTTTTTTACCCTTTACATTTGCTTTCATTTCAGCATCTATAGTAAGGAAAGATGTAAAATACAATTATCATGGGCTATTTGGAGTTGCAACAGACAAAAAACAATTATGGTATGCAAAAATAATTACAGGTACTTTATACCTGTTTTTTGCCTGTATAATATTTTTTATAGAAATGGCTATATGTGGAATAGTTTTTATTGAAAAAATTAGTATTGCTAATAATTTACTTGCCAGCGTGTTAATATTTATTACATTTGCATGGCAAGTGCCGTTTTTTATGATTGTCTCCCAAAAAACAAATTTATTTGTCTCTGTATTTTTAAGTATGGTATGTAATATTGCAATTAGTTGTGTTTTTGCAGTGAAGAGCTGCTGGTGGATTCCTTTTTCCATCCCTGCAAGGCTTATGTGCCCTGTTATTCATGTTATGCCAAATGCTTTACCCGTAGAGCAGAACAGCATTTATGAGAATCCGGATGTTATTTTACCAGGGGTAATCATCACAGTTATATTGTTTTTTGCCGTATCTTTTATTACAA
- a CDS encoding YitT family protein, with protein sequence MDILKKDINWKRVLIDYTMITLGLFLVATGVYFFKMPNNFSTGGVSGISILLAAVVPISKATLMAIINMLLLVVGFIFLGTSFGVRTLYGSVVLSFFVKFFEDIIPLSKPMTDQPLMELVFAVILPAVGSAILFNYSASSGGTDIIAMILKKYTALDIGKALFCTDALIAVTSGIMFGVTTGLFSVLGLLSKAVVVDNVMEGINISKCFTIITDKPDEVSEFIHSIGRGATKHDCVGTYDNKERFVVMSVVNRAQAKQLRDYIKQNDEHAFVIITNSSNILGKGFRTPM encoded by the coding sequence ATGGATATATTGAAAAAAGATATTAATTGGAAAAGAGTCTTAATTGACTATACGATGATAACTTTAGGACTGTTTTTAGTGGCAACTGGCGTATACTTTTTTAAAATGCCAAATAATTTTTCTACAGGTGGTGTCAGTGGTATATCTATCCTGCTGGCAGCAGTAGTGCCTATATCAAAGGCAACTTTAATGGCAATAATAAATATGCTGTTGCTGGTTGTAGGCTTTATATTTTTAGGGACTTCCTTTGGAGTAAGAACTTTATATGGTTCTGTGGTACTTTCGTTCTTTGTTAAGTTCTTTGAAGATATAATTCCATTGAGTAAGCCCATGACCGACCAACCATTAATGGAACTGGTTTTTGCTGTCATTCTTCCTGCTGTAGGTTCAGCTATTCTTTTTAACTATTCAGCCAGCAGTGGAGGAACGGATATCATAGCCATGATTTTAAAAAAATACACGGCTTTAGATATTGGAAAAGCTTTATTCTGTACGGATGCACTCATTGCAGTAACCAGCGGTATTATGTTTGGAGTAACCACAGGTTTGTTTTCAGTGCTGGGGCTTTTGTCAAAAGCTGTTGTTGTAGATAATGTCATGGAAGGTATTAATATTTCTAAATGCTTTACCATTATTACAGATAAGCCAGATGAAGTAAGCGAGTTTATTCATAGTATAGGCAGAGGCGCTACAAAACATGATTGTGTTGGTACATATGATAACAAAGAAAGATTTGTAGTTATGTCTGTGGTTAATCGTGCACAGGCAAAACAACTTAGAGATTATATAAAACAAAATGATGAACATGCCTTTGTGATTATAACAAATTCAAGTAATATACTGGGTAAAGGGTTTAGAACCCCTATGTAA
- a CDS encoding SigB/SigF/SigG family RNA polymerase sigma factor, producing MMNQEAFLQYRQSRSVDIRNQLVEAYLYMVEILIRKYMNKGVDYDDLYQVGAMALVSAVDRFDPDRGFEFSSFATPTILGEIKKYFRDKEWSVKVPRRTKEISLKIPAAKEELTEKLGRTPTVDELAAHLNLSNEEIIEAVESGKAYATYSLNQAADPEEMVTFDKFASIEEKGYSSIEDFEVIKAVFKTLKDKEKIVFRLRYLENKTQAEIAEILGVSQMTISRAEKNIRKKFHEELNR from the coding sequence ATGATGAACCAAGAAGCATTTTTACAGTACAGACAAAGCAGAAGTGTTGATATAAGGAATCAATTAGTGGAAGCTTATCTGTATATGGTGGAAATTCTCATAAGAAAATATATGAATAAGGGTGTAGATTATGATGATCTTTATCAGGTAGGTGCAATGGCTCTTGTTTCTGCAGTTGACCGTTTTGATCCTGATAGAGGTTTCGAATTTTCCAGTTTTGCCACACCTACAATCCTTGGAGAAATCAAAAAGTATTTCAGAGATAAGGAATGGAGTGTAAAGGTTCCCCGGAGAACAAAGGAGATAAGCCTGAAAATTCCGGCAGCAAAGGAAGAACTTACTGAAAAATTGGGCAGAACGCCTACAGTGGATGAACTGGCGGCACATCTTAATTTATCTAACGAAGAAATAATTGAGGCAGTGGAAAGTGGAAAGGCATATGCAACATATTCATTAAATCAGGCTGCTGACCCAGAAGAGATGGTAACTTTCGACAAGTTTGCGTCCATAGAGGAAAAAGGGTACAGTAGTATTGAGGATTTTGAAGTTATTAAAGCAGTGTTTAAAACTTTAAAAGATAAAGAAAAAATAGTTTTCAGACTTCGATATTTAGAAAATAAAACTCAGGCAGAAATAGCAGAGATTTTAGGTGTATCGCAGATGACGATATCAAGGGCAGAAAAAAATATAAGAAAAAAATTTCACGAGGAGCTGAATCGTTAA